In Acidobacteriota bacterium, a genomic segment contains:
- a CDS encoding bi-domain-containing oxidoreductase yields the protein MKQVVQNFKTGKIRLVEVPEPLPRRGGMVVENRASLISSGTERMSLEFAQKSLLGKARERPDLVRQVLTKLKRDGIIPTIEAVRGRLEEELPLGYSSSGVVREVGENCPDFQPGDRVACAGLGYASHSEVVFVPKNLAVKLPSSLSFEEGAFVSLGAIALHSLRVGELAIGEKVAVIGLGLIGQLVSTIAKVSSSFVFGVDLDENRVKLAKEMGADLALPSSHPNLKEEALSATKGRGFDLVIVAASGESGEPLRLAGEIARDKGRVVVVGAIKVEAPRRLYYQKELELRFSRSYGPGRYDPLYEEKGIDYPIAYVPFTERRNMETFLNLIASGKIKLTPLISHRFSIEDTEKAYKLLLSPRKKPLGIILSYPEKKKPSFFVELGKKAEPRKKKGKIGVGLIGGGSFARSVLLPHLSRIKGIELIGLAVRTGAKAEAMANKYRFHYLTTDYKRVLSDPDIEAVVIATRHKDHPEMAAEALSKGKAVFLEKPLAIDEEGLSLLKKAHEKSEGKLMVGFNRRFSPFSLALKEFFKQRSYPLAISYRVNAGAVPKDHWIQDEEEGGGRIIGEVCHFIDLISFIIGSTPQKVTAFALPTSNTPPDTLSIILGFADGSIGNINYFATGDPSLPKEHIEVMGGGKTGVIEDFRSLLLSSSEKRIKKVRRWGKEKGFSEELLAFFRFLKEGGSPPIPFSWLIATTKTTFAIEESLRRGKVIYLDETTD from the coding sequence ATGAAACAAGTTGTTCAGAATTTCAAGACGGGGAAGATCCGCTTAGTCGAGGTACCGGAGCCACTCCCGAGGCGAGGAGGGATGGTGGTCGAAAATCGCGCCTCCCTCATAAGCAGTGGTACTGAACGGATGAGCCTCGAGTTTGCCCAAAAATCGCTTTTGGGGAAGGCAAGGGAAAGACCGGACCTCGTGCGTCAGGTACTTACAAAACTTAAGAGGGACGGCATCATCCCCACCATAGAGGCGGTTAGGGGACGGCTTGAGGAAGAACTTCCTTTAGGCTACAGCTCTTCAGGCGTCGTTCGCGAGGTAGGAGAAAACTGCCCCGATTTTCAACCGGGGGACAGGGTAGCTTGTGCTGGTCTTGGATATGCCTCGCACTCCGAGGTCGTCTTCGTGCCAAAAAATCTCGCGGTCAAATTACCCTCTTCCCTTTCCTTCGAAGAGGGAGCCTTCGTATCCTTAGGAGCGATTGCCCTCCACTCGCTCAGGGTGGGGGAGCTCGCCATCGGGGAGAAGGTGGCGGTCATCGGGCTCGGTCTTATCGGGCAATTGGTCTCTACGATAGCAAAAGTTTCCTCTTCCTTTGTTTTCGGCGTTGACCTCGATGAAAACCGGGTAAAGCTGGCGAAGGAGATGGGTGCCGATCTCGCCCTTCCCTCCTCCCATCCCAACTTAAAAGAAGAGGCGCTCTCGGCAACTAAAGGGAGGGGGTTTGACCTGGTAATAGTTGCTGCTTCCGGAGAAAGCGGAGAACCACTAAGGCTCGCCGGGGAGATAGCTCGGGATAAAGGGAGGGTGGTGGTCGTAGGAGCGATCAAGGTGGAGGCACCGAGAAGACTTTACTACCAAAAGGAGCTCGAGCTCAGGTTTTCTCGCTCCTATGGTCCAGGGAGATATGACCCCCTCTACGAGGAAAAGGGAATAGACTACCCCATAGCCTATGTTCCCTTCACCGAGCGGAGAAATATGGAGACATTTCTCAATTTAATCGCCTCAGGGAAAATCAAACTAACCCCGTTGATAAGCCATCGTTTCTCGATAGAGGATACAGAAAAAGCCTATAAGCTACTCCTTTCCCCAAGGAAAAAGCCACTCGGCATCATCCTCTCCTATCCTGAAAAGAAAAAACCCTCCTTCTTCGTCGAACTTGGAAAGAAGGCGGAACCGAGGAAGAAGAAGGGCAAGATCGGGGTGGGGCTTATCGGTGGAGGGAGCTTCGCCCGTTCGGTACTTCTTCCCCATCTCTCACGGATAAAGGGGATCGAGTTAATCGGCTTGGCAGTAAGAACCGGAGCCAAGGCAGAAGCGATGGCGAACAAATACCGCTTCCATTACCTCACCACCGATTATAAAAGGGTCCTCTCCGATCCCGATATTGAGGCGGTAGTGATCGCTACCAGGCATAAAGATCATCCGGAGATGGCAGCGGAAGCACTCTCTAAAGGAAAGGCGGTTTTTCTGGAAAAGCCACTCGCCATAGACGAGGAAGGGCTCTCTCTCCTCAAAAAGGCTCACGAAAAAAGCGAGGGGAAGCTGATGGTTGGTTTCAACCGTCGTTTCTCCCCATTCTCCTTAGCGCTAAAGGAATTCTTCAAGCAAAGAAGCTACCCCTTAGCGATAAGTTACCGGGTAAATGCGGGCGCGGTCCCCAAGGATCACTGGATCCAGGATGAAGAAGAGGGAGGAGGAAGGATAATAGGTGAGGTATGCCATTTCATCGATCTCATCTCATTCATCATCGGCTCTACCCCGCAGAAGGTAACCGCTTTTGCGCTACCTACCTCCAACACCCCACCAGATACCCTCTCCATCATATTGGGCTTTGCTGATGGATCGATAGGAAACATCAACTACTTCGCTACCGGCGATCCCTCGCTTCCCAAGGAACATATCGAGGTGATGGGGGGAGGAAAAACCGGAGTAATTGAGGACTTTCGCTCCCTCCTATTGAGCTCTTCAGAAAAGAGGATAAAAAAGGTGAGAAGATGGGGGAAAGAGAAGGGGTTTTCCGAGGAGCTACTTGCCTTCTTCCGTTTCCTCAAGGAAGGAGGAAGTCCGCCTATACCCTTCTCTTGGTTGATAGCAACCACCAAAACGACCTTCGCCATTGAGGAATCGCTAAGAAGGGGAAAAGTGATATACCTCGATGAAACCACAGATTAA
- a CDS encoding glycosyltransferase family 2 protein codes for MKPASCSVVILTLNEEKNIASSVGRVIDWAKEVFVVDSGSSDHTVKIAEELGARVFHHPFVSYSDQRNWALRNLPYSSSWVFFIDADEYPSEELKEEISRTLNKGTDCDGFLIKRRFIFLGRFIRYGGYYPVWLLRLFKHKKAVCDNRRVNEHFLISGKVGRIERGDLIHEDKRDLSFWIEKHNRYSTLEAEERLFGEKKKGGKGDRSYRKRRFLRDRLYPLLPPFLRPFLYFLYRYFIRLGFLDGKEGLIYHFLHSLWYPFLIDAKIFELKERRR; via the coding sequence GTGAAACCCGCTTCCTGCTCAGTGGTGATCCTTACCCTTAACGAAGAGAAGAACATCGCCTCCTCGGTGGGAAGGGTAATCGACTGGGCAAAGGAGGTATTCGTGGTTGATTCGGGAAGTAGTGACCATACGGTGAAGATAGCTGAGGAACTCGGTGCCAGGGTCTTTCACCATCCATTCGTGAGCTACTCCGATCAGAGAAACTGGGCGCTAAGGAATCTCCCCTACTCCTCTTCCTGGGTTTTCTTCATCGACGCCGATGAATATCCCTCTGAGGAGCTTAAGGAGGAGATAAGCCGAACCCTAAATAAAGGGACAGATTGCGACGGCTTCCTCATCAAACGAAGGTTCATTTTTCTTGGCCGTTTCATAAGATATGGAGGGTACTACCCGGTATGGCTCCTTCGCCTGTTCAAACACAAAAAGGCGGTCTGCGATAACCGACGGGTGAATGAACACTTCCTCATCTCAGGAAAGGTGGGGAGGATTGAGCGCGGAGACCTGATCCACGAGGATAAGCGGGACCTTTCCTTCTGGATAGAAAAACACAATCGATATTCCACTCTTGAGGCGGAGGAAAGGCTTTTTGGAGAGAAGAAAAAGGGAGGAAAGGGTGATAGAAGCTACCGGAAACGCCGTTTTCTGAGGGATAGATTATATCCCCTTCTTCCCCCATTTCTTCGCCCCTTTCTTTATTTTCTTTACCGGTATTTTATCCGTCTTGGCTTTCTCGATGGAAAGGAGGGACTCATCTACCATTTTCTTCATAGCTTATGGTATCCCTTCCTGATCGATGCCAAGATATTCGAGCTTAAGGAAAGGAGAAGATGA
- a CDS encoding glycosyltransferase family 4 protein, with protein MKILYISQYFPPEMGAPAGRCYGFGRRWVKMGDEVTVLTAVPNHPAGIVYPGYKNRFSQEEVEGMKVIRVMIFPAPNKGVVKRSLNYLSFALSSIIRGIILPAPDVIVASSPQLLVGLSGYILSRIKGAPFLFEVRDLWPESLIAVGAARGGIFISLLSLLARFLYKKADKIVVVTRSFIEHIMKMGVPREKIHLIPNGVDTSLFPDDITGDDIRKRYHLRGKFVCSYIGTLGMAHNLITVIKAAEMLKGKKDIHFLLVGDGAEKEKLEKEIRKRALKNITLTGRVERNLVPYFLAASDVALVLLKNDPLFRTVIPSKMFEAMAMGIPIILGVSGEAKEILSRGEAGIPITPDSEKELARAVLELYQDEKMRKKYGRNGKKFVREKYDIDKLASSYREVLSELVGKR; from the coding sequence ATGAAGATACTCTACATATCCCAATACTTTCCACCGGAGATGGGTGCTCCAGCAGGAAGATGTTATGGCTTTGGGAGAAGGTGGGTGAAAATGGGGGATGAGGTCACCGTATTAACCGCCGTTCCCAATCATCCTGCCGGCATCGTATACCCGGGGTATAAAAATCGCTTCAGCCAGGAAGAGGTAGAGGGGATGAAGGTCATCCGGGTGATGATATTCCCCGCTCCGAACAAAGGGGTGGTAAAACGATCGCTGAATTACCTCTCCTTTGCCTTAAGCTCCATTATAAGGGGCATCATCCTTCCCGCCCCCGATGTCATCGTGGCGAGCTCTCCCCAACTCCTGGTAGGGCTTTCTGGCTACATCCTGAGCAGGATCAAAGGCGCTCCATTCCTATTCGAGGTGCGCGACCTCTGGCCCGAGTCCCTTATCGCTGTTGGAGCAGCGAGGGGAGGAATATTCATCTCCCTCCTCAGCCTCCTCGCCCGGTTTCTCTACAAGAAAGCGGATAAAATAGTGGTGGTTACCCGCTCCTTCATCGAACATATAATGAAGATGGGGGTTCCCCGAGAGAAGATCCACCTCATTCCGAACGGGGTGGATACCTCCCTATTTCCCGACGACATTACTGGCGATGATATAAGAAAAAGATACCATCTCAGAGGCAAATTCGTCTGCTCCTACATCGGAACTTTAGGGATGGCTCACAACCTCATCACGGTGATCAAGGCAGCGGAGATGTTGAAGGGGAAAAAAGATATCCACTTCCTCCTCGTGGGGGATGGAGCCGAGAAAGAGAAGCTCGAAAAAGAGATAAGAAAACGCGCTCTCAAAAATATCACCTTGACTGGCAGGGTGGAACGAAACCTCGTCCCTTATTTCCTTGCAGCAAGCGATGTCGCCCTCGTCCTCCTCAAGAACGATCCCCTTTTCAGAACGGTCATCCCCTCCAAGATGTTTGAGGCAATGGCGATGGGGATACCCATCATTCTGGGCGTTTCCGGTGAGGCTAAGGAGATCCTTTCCCGGGGGGAAGCGGGTATCCCCATAACCCCGGATTCGGAGAAAGAACTCGCCCGGGCGGTACTCGAACTATATCAGGATGAGAAGATGAGGAAGAAATACGGGAGGAATGGGAAGAAATTTGTAAGGGAAAAATACGATATCGACAAACTCGCCTCCTCCTATCGGGAGGTGTTATCCGAACTGGTGGGGAAAAGATGA
- the wecB gene encoding UDP-N-acetylglucosamine 2-epimerase (non-hydrolyzing) has product MNIIAVVGARPNFIKIAPLIEAFKNYPEIKTTLIHTGQHYDYRMSTLFFQELEIPEPDIYLGVGAGTHGEQTAKIMLNLEPILIEKKPDLLIVVGDVNSTLAASLTAAKLNIEIAHIEAGLRSFDRTMPEEINRILTDHLSTLLFTTCEEANENLRHEGIEEEKIHFVGNVMIDTLIKYKDKIAFEETVKRIGFSSLLNQGEVKSYALLTLHRPKNVDRREALTAILEALAEIATEIPILFPAHPRTLERIKEFQLNHLLIEGKGVENGVILLPPLGYLDFVNLMKRASFVLTDSGGIQEETTFLNIPCLTLRENTERRITINLGTNTLVGQDKEKIIAEAERILKEGGKGGEVPPLWDGKASLRIAKIIAEKHRN; this is encoded by the coding sequence ATGAACATAATAGCGGTAGTGGGGGCAAGGCCCAACTTCATAAAGATCGCCCCCTTGATAGAGGCATTTAAGAATTATCCTGAGATCAAAACGACCCTCATCCATACGGGGCAACACTACGATTATCGGATGTCCACTCTCTTTTTTCAGGAACTTGAAATCCCGGAACCGGATATCTACCTCGGGGTGGGAGCAGGAACCCATGGGGAACAGACCGCAAAGATAATGCTAAACCTTGAGCCCATCCTGATCGAGAAAAAACCCGACCTCCTCATCGTAGTGGGCGATGTCAACTCCACCCTCGCAGCAAGCTTAACCGCAGCGAAGCTGAACATCGAGATCGCCCATATCGAAGCCGGGCTCCGCAGCTTCGACCGCACTATGCCCGAGGAGATAAACCGCATCCTCACCGATCATCTGTCAACACTCCTCTTCACCACCTGCGAGGAGGCTAACGAGAACCTGCGCCACGAGGGGATCGAGGAGGAGAAGATACACTTCGTGGGGAATGTGATGATCGATACCCTGATCAAGTATAAGGATAAAATAGCCTTTGAGGAGACGGTGAAACGGATAGGCTTTTCTTCACTTCTTAATCAGGGCGAGGTAAAAAGCTACGCCCTCCTCACTCTACATCGGCCTAAGAATGTGGATAGGAGGGAAGCGCTTACCGCTATCCTCGAGGCCCTTGCCGAGATAGCGACCGAGATCCCCATCCTCTTTCCCGCCCATCCAAGAACCTTAGAGAGAATAAAGGAATTTCAGCTAAATCATCTCCTCATAGAGGGAAAAGGGGTAGAGAACGGAGTAATCCTCCTTCCTCCTTTAGGATATCTTGACTTCGTCAACCTTATGAAAAGGGCAAGCTTCGTCCTCACCGATTCCGGCGGCATCCAGGAGGAAACCACCTTCCTCAATATCCCCTGTCTCACCCTGCGAGAAAACACGGAAAGGAGAATAACCATAAATTTAGGGACAAACACCTTAGTGGGACAGGATAAGGAGAAAATAATCGCCGAAGCGGAAAGGATCCTTAAGGAGGGGGGGAAAGGGGGGGAAGTCCCCCCCTTGTGGGATGGTAAGGCAAGCCTCAGGATAGCGAAGATAATTGCCGAGAAACACCGTAATTAA
- a CDS encoding alginate lyase family protein: MKPQIKTGGIKRIFLYLHTIKGLTLSQIVSRFFFEAKKRFFRIFPSMVPLILPQPKIVPKIRKPLPLPETILSLYPYNDEKAKRLEEGWLEVLGRRINLLEGIDWNKRYFSPLFTYHLNYFDYALPLGKRHQKGSKKAYPTFKKIASSFIREARPGISPGWEPYPLATRIVNWLLALSLFDDALADDEGFLAMLLSSIHHQLAFLLRNLEYHLSGNHLIRNAKALAIGGACFPGRDGEKWLKKGVRLLTSELKKQVFPDGGHKEGSPHYHLLVLRDLLETLLVFEAIGYIPEEELYHLFGRMLSFLSSILLPDSTLPLFGDGERGDPAAINRLISTGEKLLREKGLKPPPNNNDFPHTGYYLHHTARSSIIIAGGAPPPHLSGHLHAHLLSYELIVDGRPIIVDSGTGEYEGEELRDYFRGSSAHNTLVIEGKDQFELWACFRVARRARVIKGRVERGEDDGFLFAGAYQPYHSPHITHKREISYNKKEGWLIEDEVMGGYSLTAHSFIHLHPEVKLAQKGDDFLLQFGDNKITISPFGVGKTDIITGWYAPYFGVKTENQVIRLEVKLKGNTCFGYRIRLH; this comes from the coding sequence ATGAAACCACAGATTAAAACCGGAGGGATCAAACGGATTTTCCTTTACCTTCACACTATAAAAGGGTTAACCCTAAGCCAGATAGTCAGCCGTTTCTTCTTTGAGGCAAAAAAACGGTTCTTCCGTATCTTCCCCTCCATGGTTCCACTTATCCTTCCTCAGCCAAAAATAGTACCAAAAATAAGAAAGCCATTACCTCTACCTGAAACCATTCTGAGCCTCTACCCTTATAATGATGAGAAGGCAAAGAGGCTTGAGGAGGGGTGGCTGGAGGTGTTGGGACGGAGGATAAACCTCCTGGAGGGGATCGACTGGAATAAGCGTTACTTCTCTCCCCTCTTCACCTACCACCTGAACTACTTCGATTACGCCCTCCCCCTCGGTAAAAGGCATCAGAAGGGGTCGAAAAAAGCCTACCCTACTTTCAAAAAGATCGCCTCAAGCTTTATAAGAGAGGCAAGACCGGGTATCTCCCCAGGCTGGGAACCCTACCCTTTGGCTACCCGGATAGTGAACTGGCTCCTCGCTCTCTCCCTCTTTGATGATGCCCTCGCCGATGATGAGGGTTTTCTTGCTATGCTTCTTTCAAGCATCCATCACCAGCTTGCCTTTCTTCTAAGGAACTTAGAATATCACCTTTCGGGTAATCACCTCATAAGAAATGCCAAGGCATTGGCGATAGGTGGGGCTTGCTTCCCTGGGCGCGATGGGGAAAAGTGGCTCAAGAAAGGAGTTCGGCTACTCACCTCGGAGCTTAAAAAGCAGGTCTTCCCCGATGGGGGACACAAGGAGGGCTCTCCCCACTATCACCTCCTCGTCCTGCGGGACCTCCTCGAAACCCTCCTCGTCTTCGAAGCTATCGGCTATATCCCTGAGGAGGAACTCTATCACCTCTTTGGTCGGATGCTCTCCTTCCTCAGTTCGATCCTCCTCCCTGATAGCACCCTTCCCCTATTCGGCGATGGGGAACGAGGAGACCCGGCGGCTATAAACAGGTTGATAAGCACCGGAGAGAAACTCCTCAGGGAAAAGGGGCTAAAACCTCCTCCCAATAATAACGATTTTCCTCATACAGGCTACTACCTTCACCACACCGCCCGTTCATCGATCATCATCGCCGGAGGTGCTCCTCCACCTCACCTCTCAGGGCATCTCCATGCCCACCTTCTGAGCTACGAGCTCATAGTCGATGGAAGACCTATAATCGTCGATTCTGGAACGGGCGAATACGAGGGGGAGGAACTGAGAGACTACTTCCGGGGTAGCTCCGCCCACAATACGCTCGTAATCGAGGGGAAGGATCAATTCGAACTCTGGGCTTGCTTCCGGGTGGCGCGGAGGGCACGGGTCATTAAGGGCAGGGTGGAAAGAGGGGAAGATGATGGCTTTCTTTTTGCCGGAGCCTATCAGCCCTACCATTCACCTCATATCACTCACAAAAGGGAAATAAGCTATAACAAAAAGGAGGGCTGGCTCATTGAAGACGAGGTGATGGGAGGATACTCCCTTACCGCTCATAGCTTTATCCATCTCCACCCCGAGGTGAAACTGGCTCAAAAGGGGGACGATTTTCTCCTCCAATTCGGCGATAATAAAATCACCATCTCTCCCTTCGGGGTGGGGAAAACGGATATTATAACCGGCTGGTATGCCCCATATTTCGGGGTAAAGACTGAGAACCAGGTGATAAGGCTCGAGGTAAAGCTAAAGGGAAACACCTGCTTCGGATATAGGATAAGGTTGCACTAA